The following coding sequences are from one Pirellulales bacterium window:
- a CDS encoding site-2 protease family protein, which produces MHWYLIGGIDWFLKPENWPIILQVAVGIGMVIFVHELGHFAVAKACGVKCEKFYLGFDIGGWKLFKYKWGETEYGVGVLPLGGYVKMLGQDDNPSKLHEETERAKLKVAEGEAPPEGESVFDPRSYMAKSVPQRMAIISAGVIMNVIFAFVVGGIAYGMGVEQIACVVGKVFPGEPAWEAGLQDGDEVRQIAGVKNPTFRDLQTGVSLGDIDQGVDFVVKRPGVDELLKIKVFPRRRKLVPLIGMSNGHTNQLVLVLPGTFSGPVGLKAGDRIVAVNDRAVQEGWQLDQALANGDRKLTFTVERAEKDEAKSADQPATVERLDVEVPPVPMRTFGLVMAVGKIVAVQAGSPAEAADIRAGDLIKEIDGEAPGDPMRLAERLQQREAAAAKVTISRGGQTLTKDVVLDRNAFDNTMPGEDSPVAVPALGVAVEVENKVAAIEADSPAAAAGVNPGDTIEKARLLPPDETMQVEKYGRKNLQQIKEIDFAEERNWPLVFDVVQQLLPETRLELQLTGDRTITLEPKLSGDWFNQDRGLLFAPVLVTQKADTLPQAVTLGWRETKYSLSLVFRFLRKIMTGQVSVKGMGGPVEIAKQAGATASEGMSPFLLFLGMLSANLAVLNFLPIPMLDGGHMVFLAAEGVRGKPVSEQVVAYFQFAGLFFLASLMLFVLLLDVGLISRG; this is translated from the coding sequence TTGCATTGGTACTTGATCGGGGGCATCGACTGGTTCCTGAAGCCGGAAAACTGGCCCATCATTTTGCAGGTGGCCGTCGGCATCGGCATGGTGATTTTCGTGCATGAACTGGGCCACTTCGCGGTGGCCAAGGCGTGCGGCGTGAAGTGCGAGAAGTTCTATCTCGGCTTCGACATCGGCGGCTGGAAGCTGTTCAAATACAAATGGGGCGAGACCGAGTATGGCGTCGGCGTGCTGCCGTTGGGCGGCTACGTGAAGATGCTGGGCCAGGACGACAACCCCAGCAAACTGCACGAGGAGACCGAGCGCGCCAAGCTCAAGGTCGCCGAAGGCGAAGCCCCGCCGGAGGGCGAATCGGTCTTCGACCCGCGCAGCTACATGGCCAAGAGCGTTCCGCAGCGGATGGCCATCATCTCCGCCGGCGTGATTATGAACGTGATTTTCGCCTTCGTGGTGGGCGGCATCGCCTACGGCATGGGCGTGGAACAAATTGCCTGCGTGGTGGGCAAGGTTTTTCCGGGCGAGCCGGCGTGGGAGGCCGGCTTGCAGGACGGCGACGAAGTTCGGCAGATCGCCGGCGTTAAGAATCCAACGTTTCGCGATCTTCAAACCGGCGTTTCGCTGGGCGACATCGACCAGGGTGTCGATTTCGTTGTCAAGCGGCCCGGCGTCGATGAGTTGTTGAAGATCAAAGTTTTTCCGCGGCGGAGGAAACTGGTTCCCCTGATCGGCATGAGCAACGGGCACACGAACCAGCTCGTCTTGGTGCTGCCCGGAACGTTTTCGGGCCCCGTCGGTCTCAAGGCCGGCGACCGCATTGTGGCCGTCAACGACAGGGCGGTTCAGGAAGGGTGGCAGCTCGACCAGGCTCTGGCAAATGGCGATAGAAAGCTGACGTTTACGGTCGAGCGGGCGGAAAAGGATGAGGCAAAATCGGCCGATCAACCAGCGACGGTCGAACGCCTCGACGTGGAGGTTCCTCCCGTGCCGATGCGGACGTTTGGCTTGGTCATGGCCGTGGGCAAGATCGTGGCGGTGCAGGCCGGCTCGCCCGCGGAAGCGGCAGACATCCGTGCCGGCGATCTGATTAAAGAGATCGACGGCGAGGCCCCCGGCGATCCGATGCGGCTGGCGGAACGGCTTCAACAGCGCGAAGCGGCTGCCGCGAAGGTCACCATCTCACGTGGCGGGCAAACGTTGACCAAAGACGTGGTCCTGGACCGGAACGCCTTTGACAACACGATGCCCGGAGAAGATAGCCCGGTGGCGGTTCCCGCATTGGGCGTGGCAGTCGAGGTCGAGAACAAAGTCGCCGCGATTGAGGCCGACAGTCCGGCTGCCGCCGCCGGCGTGAACCCCGGCGACACGATCGAGAAGGCACGCTTACTGCCTCCCGACGAAACGATGCAAGTGGAGAAATACGGCCGCAAGAATCTGCAGCAGATCAAGGAGATCGATTTCGCTGAAGAACGAAACTGGCCGCTGGTCTTCGACGTCGTTCAACAACTACTTCCGGAGACGCGCCTGGAGCTGCAATTGACGGGCGATCGCACGATCACGCTGGAACCCAAGCTCTCCGGCGATTGGTTTAACCAAGACCGGGGCTTGCTGTTTGCGCCGGTGCTGGTCACGCAGAAGGCCGACACGCTGCCGCAGGCGGTGACGCTGGGATGGCGCGAGACGAAGTATTCGTTGTCATTGGTGTTTCGGTTTCTGCGTAAGATCATGACGGGCCAGGTATCGGTGAAAGGCATGGGCGGACCGGTGGAGATTGCCAAGCAGGCCGGCGCCACGGCCTCGGAAGGGATGTCGCCCTTCCTGCTGTTCTTGGGAATGCTGAGCGCCAACCTGGCGGTCTTGAATTTCCTGCCGATTCCCATGCTCGACGGCGGGCACATGGTGTTTTTGGCGGCCGAAGGCGTGCGCGGCAAGCCGGTCAGCGAGCAGGTGGTGGCGTACTTTCAGTTCGCCGGCCTGTTTTTCCTGGCCAGCCTGATGCTGTTTGTGTTGCTGCTCGACGTGGGCCTGATCTCGCGCGGCTAG
- a CDS encoding MFS transporter — protein sequence MDESGLSGRRSQTRDTIRLGLLFGTIYFVQGTSEPTTGLVSQPNQSLLREWGETPEQIATFVAILAAPWCLKPLFGFISDFFPLARYRRKSYLILTSLVAMAGFFALAWWTPWPVGEYNRLLSWLLVPTVAVIFANVVVDAMMIEAGQPRGITGRLQSVQWAAIYAGSILTGKLGGILSERQEQRLGFVICGALMSCTFILSLVGLKDTPAIGPREDWRKSLGSLGAAMRSPQVRAVMAFVFLWHFNPCCQAVLYLHMTDGMGFSEEFYGDTMSLIAMGSLAACVSYGFYCRRVPMRRLVYAAVILGVASTWGYWNLAGRTSAVLISVLTGFAYMTASMIIVDLAARACPIEAAGTLFALFMATCNISSAITTWLGGHIYQAAGERWGYEEAFSVVVALGGLGCASAWWAIRYLPVELLGCPQPAPASRSAGELPVLGELPLAIESPPSGI from the coding sequence ATGGACGAATCTGGCCTTAGTGGCCGGCGCTCGCAGACGCGCGACACGATCCGACTGGGTCTCCTGTTCGGCACGATTTATTTCGTGCAAGGGACAAGCGAGCCGACGACCGGGCTGGTGTCGCAACCGAACCAGTCGCTGCTGCGCGAGTGGGGCGAGACGCCCGAACAGATTGCCACTTTCGTGGCCATCCTGGCCGCGCCCTGGTGCTTGAAGCCGTTGTTCGGCTTCATTTCCGACTTCTTTCCGCTGGCCAGATATCGGCGGAAAAGCTATCTGATCCTCACCAGTCTGGTGGCGATGGCCGGCTTCTTCGCCCTGGCCTGGTGGACTCCGTGGCCCGTGGGCGAATACAACCGCCTGCTTTCCTGGCTGCTGGTGCCAACGGTGGCCGTAATCTTCGCCAACGTGGTCGTCGACGCCATGATGATCGAAGCCGGCCAGCCTCGCGGCATCACCGGCCGGCTGCAATCGGTGCAGTGGGCGGCGATTTACGCCGGCAGCATCCTGACGGGCAAGCTCGGCGGCATTCTCAGCGAGCGCCAAGAACAGCGGCTTGGTTTCGTGATATGCGGCGCCCTGATGTCGTGTACGTTTATCCTGTCGCTGGTGGGCCTGAAAGATACGCCCGCCATCGGCCCCAGGGAGGACTGGCGAAAATCGCTCGGTTCGCTGGGCGCGGCGATGAGGTCGCCGCAAGTGCGGGCGGTCATGGCGTTCGTCTTTCTCTGGCATTTCAATCCCTGCTGCCAGGCCGTTCTCTATCTGCACATGACCGACGGCATGGGGTTCAGCGAGGAGTTCTATGGCGATACGATGTCGCTGATCGCCATGGGTTCGCTGGCCGCGTGCGTGTCGTACGGGTTCTACTGCCGGCGCGTGCCGATGCGGCGATTGGTGTATGCGGCCGTGATTTTGGGCGTGGCCAGCACCTGGGGATACTGGAACCTGGCCGGCCGGACCTCCGCCGTGCTGATCAGCGTGCTGACCGGCTTCGCTTATATGACGGCCAGCATGATCATCGTCGACTTGGCCGCGCGGGCCTGTCCGATCGAGGCGGCGGGCACGCTGTTCGCCCTGTTCATGGCCACCTGCAACATCAGCTCCGCCATCACGACCTGGCTGGGAGGCCACATCTACCAGGCGGCCGGCGAGCGATGGGGTTATGAGGAGGCTTTCAGCGTTGTGGTGGCGCTGGGCGGTCTAGGCTGCGCGAGTGCGTGGTGGGCCATCCGCTACCTGCCCGTCGAATTGCTCGGTTGCCCGCAGCCTGCGCCCGCCTCGCGGAGCGCTGGGGAATTGCCGGTGCTGGGCGAATTGCCGCTGGCGATCGAGTCGCCACCGTCGGGCATTTAG
- a CDS encoding FAD-linked oxidase C-terminal domain-containing protein, which translates to MLAPETLAQLAQRFRQIVGTESVLSTHGELVVYECDGFVIEKNTPDVAVFPRTTEQVSQIVRLSNEAGVPFLPRGAGTSLAGGCLPVGGGVMIVLTRMKQIVEINLRDRYAVVQPGVVNVWLTQALKGTGYHYAPDPSSQGACTIGGNVATNSGGPHTLKYGVTVNHVLGLEAVLADGSVVEFGGPAEDPTGLDLTGTLVGSEGTLAIVTKVWVRLTRDPQGVRTMLAVFESVDDATNAISEIIAAGIVPAALEMMDQGILQAIEAAFHFGFPLDAQAILLIEVDGLEAGLDEQRDRIVGLCQKSQAREVRQADSPQERQLLWKSRKQAFGAVGRLSPSYCTQDGVVPRTKLPHILRRIYEIGAKHELRTVNVFHAGDGNIHPILLFDERDPAQVRRVLAASEDILEECLACGGSVTGEHGIGVEKLGFMHKMFTGDDLAVMERLRRAFNPRGNLSPGKMLPTTAGCGLEQRHPGRKAAL; encoded by the coding sequence ATGCTCGCTCCTGAAACTCTCGCACAGCTTGCCCAACGCTTCCGCCAGATCGTGGGCACCGAAAGCGTGCTCTCGACGCATGGCGAGCTGGTTGTTTATGAGTGCGACGGGTTTGTGATCGAAAAGAACACGCCCGACGTAGCCGTCTTTCCACGCACTACCGAGCAGGTGTCGCAGATCGTGCGGCTCTCGAACGAGGCGGGCGTGCCGTTCCTGCCGCGCGGGGCGGGCACCAGCCTGGCCGGCGGCTGCTTGCCGGTGGGCGGCGGCGTGATGATCGTGCTCACGCGCATGAAGCAAATCGTGGAGATCAATCTCCGCGACCGGTATGCCGTCGTGCAGCCGGGCGTGGTCAATGTCTGGCTCACGCAGGCCCTGAAGGGAACGGGCTATCATTATGCCCCCGACCCGTCGAGCCAGGGAGCCTGCACGATCGGCGGCAACGTGGCCACAAACTCCGGCGGACCGCACACGCTCAAATACGGCGTCACGGTGAACCATGTGCTGGGCCTCGAAGCGGTGCTGGCCGATGGCTCGGTCGTCGAGTTCGGCGGCCCGGCGGAAGATCCTACGGGACTCGATCTCACCGGCACCCTCGTCGGCAGCGAAGGCACGCTGGCCATCGTCACCAAAGTCTGGGTGCGGCTGACGCGCGACCCGCAGGGCGTGCGGACCATGCTGGCCGTCTTCGAATCGGTCGACGACGCCACTAACGCCATCAGCGAGATCATCGCCGCGGGCATCGTGCCGGCCGCCTTGGAGATGATGGATCAGGGCATCTTGCAGGCCATCGAGGCCGCCTTTCACTTCGGCTTTCCACTCGATGCCCAGGCCATTCTGCTGATCGAAGTCGACGGGCTGGAAGCCGGCCTCGACGAGCAACGCGACCGCATTGTCGGTCTCTGTCAAAAGTCGCAGGCGCGCGAAGTTCGCCAGGCCGACAGTCCGCAGGAGCGGCAGTTGCTTTGGAAGTCGCGCAAGCAGGCGTTCGGCGCGGTCGGTCGTTTAAGCCCAAGTTACTGCACGCAAGACGGCGTCGTGCCGCGCACCAAGCTGCCTCACATCTTGCGGCGGATCTATGAGATCGGCGCCAAGCACGAGCTGCGCACGGTCAACGTCTTTCACGCCGGCGACGGCAACATTCACCCAATTCTGCTGTTCGACGAGCGCGATCCGGCACAAGTCCGCCGCGTGCTGGCCGCCAGCGAGGATATCTTGGAAGAGTGCCTGGCATGCGGCGGCAGCGTGACCGGCGAGCACGGCATCGGCGTCGAAAAGCTCGGCTTCATGCACAAAATGTTCACCGGCGACGACCTAGCGGTAATGGAGCGGCTGCGTCGGGCCTTCAACCCCCGCGGCAACCTGAGTCCCGGCAAGATGCTGCCGACTACGGCTGGCTGCGGCCTGGAACAGCGCCACCCGGGGCGAAAAGCGGCCTTGTAA
- a CDS encoding PLP-dependent transferase: MMPDNSSFSDRPDDICARLPKLPPQPTEPASPPIYAASVYRCESPAQAENLLSGESAGYVYSRDGHPNADQLAQKCAELHAAGWATACSSGMAALALAAVSHLTQGDHVVVGNQLYGRSLQLFNGELARFGVEAATVDTCDLDATAAALRPTTRLVVAETITNPLLRVTDIARLSALVHAHGARLLVDNTLATPIVCRPLELGADLVVESLTKLMSGHSDVLLGLLCGTGNAPQRVKAAQSTWGFSTSPFDCWLALRGLGTLALRAERAMASAEAAARFLIGHEKVSRVEHPGLSEHPDHELAASQFHGRFGNMVTCTLHGGLAAAERFIAAKTIPFCPSLGDLSTTLSHPSSTSHRSMSEDARRSLGIEQATVRLSVGIESADAVMAGLAEGLSAV, encoded by the coding sequence ATGATGCCCGACAATTCGTCCTTCTCCGACCGGCCCGACGACATTTGTGCTCGATTGCCAAAGCTGCCGCCGCAGCCGACCGAGCCGGCGTCGCCGCCGATTTACGCCGCTTCCGTCTATCGTTGCGAGTCGCCCGCGCAGGCCGAGAATCTGCTGTCCGGCGAATCGGCCGGATACGTCTATAGCCGCGACGGGCATCCCAACGCCGATCAGTTGGCACAGAAATGCGCCGAGTTGCACGCCGCCGGCTGGGCCACCGCTTGCAGCTCGGGCATGGCGGCGCTGGCCCTGGCCGCGGTGAGCCACCTGACGCAAGGCGACCACGTCGTCGTCGGCAACCAACTTTATGGACGCAGTCTGCAATTGTTCAACGGCGAGCTGGCCCGTTTCGGCGTCGAAGCGGCGACGGTCGACACCTGCGACCTCGACGCCACCGCCGCGGCACTGCGGCCGACGACGCGGTTGGTGGTCGCCGAGACGATCACCAATCCCTTGCTGCGCGTGACCGACATCGCCCGGCTCTCCGCGTTGGTCCATGCGCATGGCGCCCGGCTGCTGGTCGACAACACGTTGGCCACGCCGATCGTCTGCCGGCCGCTCGAACTGGGTGCCGATTTGGTGGTGGAGAGTCTGACCAAGCTGATGAGCGGCCACAGCGACGTTTTGCTCGGCCTGCTCTGCGGCACAGGGAACGCTCCGCAACGAGTCAAGGCCGCCCAGTCGACCTGGGGCTTCTCGACCAGCCCTTTCGACTGCTGGCTGGCCTTGCGCGGCCTCGGCACCTTGGCCTTGCGGGCCGAGCGGGCCATGGCCAGCGCAGAGGCGGCGGCCCGGTTCCTAATCGGTCACGAAAAGGTCAGCCGAGTGGAGCATCCCGGTTTGTCCGAACACCCGGATCATGAACTCGCCGCCAGCCAGTTCCACGGCCGGTTCGGCAACATGGTGACGTGTACGTTGCACGGCGGGCTGGCGGCGGCCGAGCGGTTCATCGCCGCCAAAACGATTCCCTTTTGCCCTTCGTTGGGAGACCTGAGCACAACCCTCAGCCATCCCAGTTCGACCAGCCACCGCTCGATGTCGGAAGACGCGCGGCGGTCGTTGGGCATCGAGCAGGCCACGGTCCGCCTGTCCGTGGGAATCGAATCGGCAGACGCGGTCATGGCCGGACTTGCGGAGGGCCTGTCGGCGGTCTGA
- a CDS encoding PilZ domain-containing protein — translation MDLPNWSFVGRRPRHQLDGAATVDVEIQWQSSGKSSRQAAELIDFSRQGARFRSGAALAIDETIGFFLRHPPSDIDVALSGMVRWRAKEDADRWLYGCQFREEVPLETLGELFLSGILAAQPPTSPG, via the coding sequence ATGGACTTGCCTAACTGGAGCTTCGTCGGCCGGCGGCCGCGCCACCAACTGGATGGCGCCGCGACCGTCGACGTCGAGATCCAGTGGCAGTCGAGCGGCAAATCGTCGCGCCAGGCGGCCGAGTTGATCGACTTCTCGCGCCAGGGCGCCCGGTTCCGCTCGGGTGCGGCCTTGGCCATAGACGAGACGATCGGATTTTTTTTGCGCCACCCGCCCTCTGATATCGACGTCGCCCTGTCGGGCATGGTACGATGGCGAGCGAAAGAGGACGCCGACCGTTGGTTGTACGGTTGCCAGTTCAGGGAAGAAGTACCGCTGGAGACGCTCGGTGAACTTTTCCTGTCCGGAATTCTCGCCGCCCAACCACCGACGTCGCCTGGCTAG
- the dxr gene encoding 1-deoxy-D-xylulose-5-phosphate reductoisomerase, protein MSSVSPSAEIIPAQASPFPFFSPVPKPHVTRVAVLGSTGSIGKSTLEVIGASSGKLAATALSAHASLAELARQATEVRPRWLIATDAAAAKAHPWPPLPGGVELLVGPEGLERAVTSSEVDVVVSAIVGSAGLRGTWAALEAGKTIALANKETLVMAGPLVTELARQRKTAILPVDSEHSAVFQALQAGRRSELRRIVLTASGGPFRNYTPEQLAKVTVDDALAHPTWKMGPKITVDSATLMNKALEIIEARWLFDLDADQIAVVIHPQSIVHSMVEWVDGSVIAQLSPPDMKLPIQYALTYPERQPGVAAKFDWTRSCRLEFEPADAERYPALGLGMEAARRGGTTGAVLNAANEAAVAGFLKGKLKFTQIVPLVKSVLEHHHFDPSPSLDRLLVLDGWARQEVVRCIGT, encoded by the coding sequence ATGAGCAGCGTTTCGCCTTCCGCCGAAATCATACCGGCCCAGGCCAGCCCTTTCCCGTTTTTCAGCCCTGTGCCCAAGCCCCACGTCACCCGTGTCGCTGTTCTCGGCTCGACTGGCAGCATCGGCAAAAGCACGCTGGAAGTCATCGGCGCCTCAAGCGGCAAACTGGCCGCCACGGCCCTTTCGGCCCATGCCAGCCTGGCGGAGTTGGCCCGGCAGGCGACCGAGGTGCGGCCGCGCTGGTTGATCGCCACCGATGCCGCCGCGGCAAAGGCGCATCCCTGGCCCCCGCTGCCCGGCGGCGTAGAATTGCTTGTCGGCCCGGAGGGACTGGAGCGGGCCGTCACCTCCTCGGAGGTCGATGTGGTGGTTTCGGCCATCGTCGGCAGTGCCGGTCTGCGGGGAACGTGGGCCGCCCTGGAAGCCGGCAAGACCATCGCCCTGGCCAATAAAGAGACGCTGGTCATGGCCGGGCCGCTGGTCACGGAGTTGGCCCGCCAACGCAAAACAGCGATCCTGCCGGTCGATAGCGAGCATAGCGCCGTTTTTCAGGCCCTGCAGGCCGGCCGGCGGAGCGAGCTGCGGCGGATCGTGCTCACGGCCAGCGGAGGCCCGTTCCGCAACTACACTCCCGAACAATTGGCGAAGGTCACGGTCGACGACGCTCTGGCCCATCCGACGTGGAAGATGGGGCCGAAGATCACGGTCGACTCGGCCACGTTGATGAACAAGGCGTTGGAGATCATCGAGGCCCGTTGGCTGTTCGATCTCGACGCCGACCAGATTGCGGTGGTGATCCACCCGCAGTCGATCGTCCACTCGATGGTCGAGTGGGTCGATGGCTCGGTGATCGCCCAGCTTAGCCCGCCCGACATGAAACTGCCCATTCAATATGCGTTGACCTATCCTGAGCGGCAGCCGGGCGTGGCGGCCAAGTTCGATTGGACGCGGTCGTGCCGGCTGGAGTTCGAGCCGGCCGACGCCGAGCGTTACCCGGCCTTGGGGCTGGGCATGGAGGCGGCACGCCGCGGCGGCACCACCGGGGCGGTGCTGAACGCGGCCAACGAAGCGGCCGTGGCCGGCTTTCTCAAAGGCAAGTTGAAGTTCACTCAAATCGTGCCGCTGGTAAAAAGCGTGCTCGAACATCATCATTTCGATCCGTCCCCGTCGCTCGACCGGTTGCTCGTGCTCGACGGCTGGGCGCGCCAGGAGGTTGTGCGTTGCATTGGTACTTGA
- the ftsH gene encoding ATP-dependent zinc metalloprotease FtsH, which produces MENKNENGRKPPEKKSPEKKSAPVGTNVIGYLLALAIGAMLIVMVLHRGNEADIPYLELLRLIKLGNPQTSDLKDATAKAKDTAAVPHIEIEENPHTNNHRILWYSNLKELTVGPTEVTGKVTQEIREPKTAPQVVDFRSARMGLEDDNGELLKQLQDHGFTDVRGKAAPSPLRDYLPALMFAALIVLFVVIMMRRFGGAGSPMAFGRSRGKMYAQEDIGVTFEDVAGIDEAVDELREVVEFLRSPEKYQVLGGRIPKGVLLVGPPGTGKTLLAKAIAGEAGVPFFSLSGSDFVEMFVGVGAARVRDMFQQAEAKAPCIIFIDELDALGKTRGTSLVGGHDEREQTLNALLVEMDGFDSNSGVIVLAASNRPETLDPALLRPGRFDRHVLVDRPDVKGREKILEVHVQNVKLDSSIRLKEVAAITSGFVGADLANLVNESALLAARKGKTAVGMEEFNEGVERVTAGLEKKQRVMHEDEKQRVAYHESGHALVAYSLPNTDPVHKVSIIPRGLAALGYMMQRPEGDRYLMTQSELESRIQVLLAGTLAEELIFSDVSTGAQNDLERASEIARSMVMDYGMSRLGRINLRESARSPFLAGSGEFPRDRSYSEQTAREIDKEVQRITEEAIERVRRILQSRQPALVGLAKRLIEHEVIDADELRQIIEENSPSPQIVPGTASERKRPLPEAGEMAAAESNEDLRRTEEG; this is translated from the coding sequence ATGGAAAACAAGAACGAAAACGGCCGCAAGCCGCCCGAAAAAAAGTCTCCCGAAAAAAAGAGCGCGCCGGTCGGCACCAATGTCATCGGCTATCTGCTGGCCCTGGCCATCGGCGCGATGCTGATTGTGATGGTGTTGCACCGGGGCAACGAAGCCGACATTCCTTACCTCGAACTGCTCCGGCTCATCAAGCTGGGAAATCCGCAAACGAGCGATCTGAAAGACGCCACGGCCAAGGCCAAAGACACGGCCGCGGTCCCGCACATCGAGATCGAAGAAAACCCGCACACCAACAACCATCGCATCCTCTGGTATTCGAATCTCAAAGAACTAACGGTCGGGCCGACGGAGGTCACCGGCAAGGTCACGCAGGAGATTCGCGAACCGAAGACCGCGCCCCAGGTGGTCGACTTCCGCTCCGCCCGAATGGGCCTGGAAGACGACAACGGCGAGCTGCTCAAGCAGTTGCAGGACCACGGCTTCACCGACGTTCGCGGGAAGGCGGCCCCCAGCCCGCTGCGCGATTATTTGCCCGCCTTGATGTTCGCCGCCTTGATCGTGTTGTTTGTGGTCATCATGATGCGGCGGTTCGGCGGCGCCGGCAGCCCGATGGCCTTCGGCCGCAGCCGCGGCAAGATGTACGCCCAGGAAGACATCGGCGTGACGTTCGAAGACGTGGCCGGCATCGACGAAGCCGTCGACGAGCTGCGCGAAGTGGTCGAGTTCCTCCGCAGCCCCGAAAAATATCAGGTGCTGGGCGGCCGCATTCCCAAGGGCGTGCTGCTGGTCGGGCCGCCGGGCACCGGCAAGACGTTGTTGGCCAAGGCGATCGCCGGCGAGGCGGGCGTGCCGTTCTTCAGCCTTTCGGGCAGCGACTTCGTCGAGATGTTCGTGGGCGTGGGGGCCGCCCGCGTGCGCGACATGTTCCAGCAGGCCGAGGCCAAGGCCCCCTGCATCATCTTTATCGACGAGCTCGACGCCCTGGGCAAGACGCGCGGCACGAGCCTTGTCGGCGGACACGACGAGCGCGAGCAGACCCTGAACGCCCTGCTGGTCGAGATGGACGGCTTCGACTCCAACAGCGGCGTGATCGTGTTGGCCGCCTCGAACCGGCCCGAAACGCTCGACCCGGCCCTGTTGCGCCCCGGCCGCTTCGACCGCCACGTGCTCGTCGACCGGCCCGACGTCAAGGGCCGCGAAAAAATCCTGGAAGTTCACGTGCAGAACGTCAAGCTCGACAGCAGCATTCGGCTCAAGGAAGTAGCGGCGATCACCTCCGGCTTCGTCGGCGCCGACCTGGCCAACCTGGTGAACGAGTCGGCCCTCTTGGCCGCCCGAAAAGGGAAGACGGCCGTGGGCATGGAGGAATTCAACGAGGGAGTCGAGCGCGTCACGGCCGGCCTGGAAAAGAAGCAGCGCGTGATGCACGAAGACGAGAAGCAGCGCGTGGCCTATCACGAAAGCGGCCATGCCTTGGTGGCTTACAGCCTGCCCAACACCGATCCGGTGCATAAAGTGTCGATTATCCCTCGCGGCCTGGCCGCGCTGGGATACATGATGCAGCGGCCGGAAGGCGACCGCTACTTGATGACCCAATCGGAACTGGAAAGCCGCATCCAGGTGTTGCTGGCCGGCACGCTGGCCGAGGAGCTGATTTTCAGCGATGTCTCGACCGGCGCACAGAACGACTTGGAGCGGGCCAGCGAGATCGCCCGCAGCATGGTGATGGACTATGGCATGAGCCGGTTGGGCCGCATTAATTTGCGGGAAAGTGCGCGGTCGCCCTTCTTAGCCGGATCGGGCGAGTTTCCCCGCGATCGCAGCTACAGCGAGCAGACCGCTCGCGAGATCGACAAGGAAGTGCAGCGAATTACCGAGGAGGCCATCGAACGAGTGCGTCGGATTTTGCAGTCGCGTCAGCCGGCGCTGGTTGGGCTGGCGAAGCGGTTGATCGAGCACGAAGTGATCGACGCCGACGAGCTACGTCAGATCATCGAAGAGAACTCGCCCAGTCCGCAGATTGTGCCCGGCACGGCGTCGGAGCGCAAACGGCCTCTGCCCGAAGCCGGCGAGATGGCCGCCGCCGAGTCGAACGAGGATTTACGGCGCACGGAGGAAGGGTGA
- a CDS encoding response regulator, producing the protein MPKERILVVDDEEDLLELIRYNLSKEGYRVNCVVTGEDAMREARTNPPDLIVLDLLLPSVDGLEVCKLLKNDTRTKHVPIVMLTAKGEEADMVTGLELGADDYITKPFSPRVLIARIKAVLRRKHEPASPDATIQARELVIHPGRHEVLAAGKPLSLTLTEFRLLHFLAQRPGWAFSRSQIVDAVKGDDYPVTERSVDVQVAGLRKKLGEFGEYIETVRGVGYRFKE; encoded by the coding sequence ATGCCGAAAGAGCGCATCCTCGTTGTCGACGACGAGGAAGACCTTTTGGAGCTGATTCGTTACAACCTTTCGAAAGAAGGTTACCGGGTCAATTGCGTCGTGACGGGCGAAGACGCCATGCGCGAGGCGCGCACCAATCCGCCCGACCTGATCGTGCTCGACTTGCTGCTGCCCAGCGTCGATGGCCTGGAAGTCTGCAAGCTGCTGAAGAACGACACGCGCACCAAGCACGTGCCGATCGTAATGCTGACGGCCAAAGGCGAAGAGGCCGACATGGTGACGGGCCTGGAACTGGGGGCCGACGACTACATCACCAAGCCGTTCAGTCCGCGCGTGCTCATCGCCCGCATCAAGGCGGTGCTGCGCCGCAAACACGAGCCCGCCAGCCCCGATGCCACGATCCAGGCCCGCGAGCTGGTGATTCATCCGGGCAGGCACGAGGTGCTGGCCGCCGGAAAGCCGCTCTCGCTCACGCTCACCGAGTTTCGCCTGCTGCACTTCTTGGCGCAGCGGCCGGGCTGGGCCTTTTCGCGCAGCCAGATCGTCGATGCCGTCAAGGGCGACGATTACCCCGTCACCGAACGGTCGGTCGATGTGCAAGTGGCCGGGCTGCGCAAAAAGCTGGGAGAATTCGGCGAGTATATCGAAACGGTGCGCGGAGTCGGTTATCGGTTCAAGGAATAG